The Vibrio agarivorans genome contains the following window.
ACAAGGTTCACGTGACCACCGTGGCCAGCAAGCTGTGGGTTCACTTGAGTTTGAATCACGTACTCTACGCGCTCAATCAGTGGTGCATCGTCAGACACTTTACGCATTTTTGCGTTTGGTGCCTTCAGCGTAAGCTGTGCACCCATCTTATCTGTCACGTAATCAATCTCAGCTTCATCCAAGAAAGGAAGGCTAAGTTCATCTACGTATGCAGAGAAGGGTTCGTAAGAAAATTCCGTGTCGGTAGCTTCAACTGCTTCCGGTGGACAGTAAGACACGCCACACTCAGCGTTTTGTGTTCCTGGGTTTACCACGAAAACACGGATATTGGTGCCTTCTGGTTGTTGAGCCAATAGCTTGGCAAAGTGAGCTTGAGCTGATTCAGTAATCGTAATCGGATTTGACACGGCTAATACCTGACTATTTTTGTAAACTATTTATATTCTACTCCTGATAACGATGAGGTCTAGTGTTTTATTTAACCAGTGGAAGGTGGCTAGAGACTCGTGTTGTTATTGCTCAGGGTAGTACGACAGACGCAATAAATATCAATGGTTTCCACGCCAACATCAAGCAATAATTTGCATAATTGTTCGATGGTGGCTCCGGTTGTGACGACGTCATCCACAATCGCTACGTGCTTGCCAAGTGGTCTATCAGCCACTTCAAATGCGTGATAGAGATTGGTTTTTCGTTGTTTTGAGCTGAGTCCTCGCTGTGGACGAGTCATTTTAGAGCGGCGTAGTAGTTTGGGTTCAAAGTGGCTACCTACCTTGTGACTAATAAAGTAAGCAAGGTGCTCACTGTGGTTAAAACCACGCCAGATTCGTCTTGTCCAGTGCATCGGGACACAAGTGATGATAGGGGCTGGGTCATCGATAATTTCGGCCAGCTCAATAGCGAGTGGTCTGGCATGCCAGAACTGACGTTGATATTTGAGTTGGCTGACTAAATGGCTCAGCGGCGGCTGATAATCACTAAGGCAATACAGCCTATTCCACAAGGGCGGTGACTTTAGACATGCACCACAGTGTGCGTGGTGTGGGCTTTCAGTCGGTAACCCGCAGCACTGACAACGATTGTGTTCAATGATAGTGCTACGGCAATACGTACACCAAAAGGCATGATGAGAAGACAAAAGCTGCTCGGGCTGTATATGCATGCCACATAGAGAACAGCTCGGGTCAGTGAGCCTTGCGATGTTTTTTTGCCACCAATCCGATAACATACAGAGACCAAGAGTGATTAAGTGATGGACTGATTTTGTCTCAAGGGAGGCAAAATAGGGCGGTAAATAGGAGACTTTGCGAGCATGAACACAAGATTACACTGGCAGACACAAGGCCAGGGGCCAGATGTGATTTTATTGCATGGCTGGGGGATGAATGGCGCGGTATGGGAATCAATGGCCAGTCAACTCGCTCAGCACTATACCGTGCATGTTGTTGATCTTCCGGGTTATGGTCATTCATCTGATGTACAGGCGCAAGACATGGACGAGATCGTCAATTTACTTGTCGAGCAAGCACCGCAACAAGCGACGTGGATTGGTTGGTCGTTAGGCGGGTTATTGGCAAGCCAAGTGGCAATATCACACCCATCACGCGTGGCCAAGCTGGTGACAGTTGCCAGCTCTCCAAAATTTGCTGCTGAACTTCCTTGGCGCGGAATTAAGCCACAAGTGCTTTCTGCCTTTACTGAGCAGTTGACTCTTGAGTTTGATAGCACTATCGAACGGTTTATGGCGCTGCAAGCGATGGGAAGTCCGTCTGCTCGCCAAGATGTGAAAACCATCAAGCAGGCTGTGTTGTCTCGACCAAAGCCGAATGCCGAAGCGTTGAAGCTAGGTCTGGGCTTTTTGGCCAATGTTGACCTAAGGCAGGCGCTCCCTAAGGTGACACAACCCATCTTACGTTTATATGGTCGTCTTGATGGCTTAGTGCCAGTGAAAGTTGCCTCTGATGTACAAACGTTAGTACCAGAAAGTCCCCACTTCGTATTTGCCCAATCCT
Protein-coding sequences here:
- the bioH gene encoding pimeloyl-ACP methyl ester esterase BioH, whose product is MNTRLHWQTQGQGPDVILLHGWGMNGAVWESMASQLAQHYTVHVVDLPGYGHSSDVQAQDMDEIVNLLVEQAPQQATWIGWSLGGLLASQVAISHPSRVAKLVTVASSPKFAAELPWRGIKPQVLSAFTEQLTLEFDSTIERFMALQAMGSPSARQDVKTIKQAVLSRPKPNAEALKLGLGFLANVDLRQALPKVTQPILRLYGRLDGLVPVKVASDVQTLVPESPHFVFAQSSHAPFITEAEEFNKQLVTFIG
- the nfuA gene encoding Fe-S biogenesis protein NfuA translates to MSNPITITESAQAHFAKLLAQQPEGTNIRVFVVNPGTQNAECGVSYCPPEAVEATDTEFSYEPFSAYVDELSLPFLDEAEIDYVTDKMGAQLTLKAPNAKMRKVSDDAPLIERVEYVIQTQVNPQLAGHGGHVNLVEITEEGVAIVAFGGGCNGCSMVDVTLKEGIEKQLIQEFAGELTGVKDATEHQAGEHSYY
- a CDS encoding ComF family protein; this encodes MLSDWWQKNIARLTDPSCSLCGMHIQPEQLLSSHHAFWCTYCRSTIIEHNRCQCCGLPTESPHHAHCGACLKSPPLWNRLYCLSDYQPPLSHLVSQLKYQRQFWHARPLAIELAEIIDDPAPIITCVPMHWTRRIWRGFNHSEHLAYFISHKVGSHFEPKLLRRSKMTRPQRGLSSKQRKTNLYHAFEVADRPLGKHVAIVDDVVTTGATIEQLCKLLLDVGVETIDIYCVCRTTLSNNNTSL